In Granulicella mallensis MP5ACTX8, the sequence TCGGTGGGGTCGCCGCCCTTCACGTCAACGACCCAGACATCGCCGCCGGTGGAGCCCTGATCGCTCATCAGGCCACCGATAAGGGCGATACGCTTGCCGTCCGGCGACCAGCGGGGAACGGCGATCTGGAGGCCATGCAGAGGACCGGTGACGGTGTTCGGATCCAGGACAACGACCGGTTCCTGATGCGGCTGTTCGCCGCGTGGAAGAACGGTCTGGGCATAGAGCTTTGCGACCCACCAGTTGTTCTCTCCCGGAGGATTCGCGGCGATGAAGGCCACTTGCCGGGAGTCAGGCGACCAGGCAAATTCGTAGACGTGCAGGCTGGGGGCTGTCTCCCAGTTCTCCTGCCCATCGGTGGTACTGACGGCGTAAACCTGCTGAATCTCTACGCCATCTTCGCCGATGACGCCGTCCCACGGCTTCATCGCGTCGAGCGCGCCGGCCGAGCGTGTAGCGTTCTTCACGAACAGAAAGGCGATCTGCTTGCCATCCGGCGACCAGGCAGGCTGTTCGATGTTTCCTGTCACATGCGTGAGCTGCTTGATCTCGCCTGTTGCTTTGGACCACAGAAAGATCTGTTCCTGGTCCGTCTTGGCATCCTTGCCGGTGCAGGATGAAGTAAAGGCCAACGTCTGGCTATCGGGCGACCAGACGGGGGACCCGCTGGCGCAGTCGCTGGTACCGTGTGGTGTGACCAGCTTGGCGTCGCCAAAGTGCGCCAGTTCTGCAACGTGGATCGTCGAGTCCTCACGGTCGCGTAGCGTCCACGCCAGGGTCGAACCATTGGGAGAGATTGCTACGGCTCCCGGAGCATTGACGCGTGCTGTCGCCTGCGTCAGGCCTGGAACTGTGGGGAGGAGAAAACAGGCTGCGAGGAGAGGCAGGCGGGTACAGCGCGACAATAAGTTCATGCACGAAAGCGTATCACCGAGGGAGTGTATTAATCAGAATCGATTCTCGATACCCGATGAAGCTGAATCTCACGCAGGACGGAGAACCCCATGCGCCGATAGAGCTCAATGGCGGTCCGGTTCGTCGAGACCACGTGCAGGCACGAGGTGCGACCGGCGTCGCGATGGTCCTGCAGCAACTGCGTCATGATTCGCGGCGCATAGCCTTTGCCGCGGTGTTCCGGATGGGTGCAGACGCCGCTGATCTCACGCCAGGGATTCATGATCATCCGCTCGCCTCCCATGGCGATCAGCTTTCCGTTCTCCCATACGCCGTAGTAACTGCCCATCAAGCAGGTACGGCTGCGAAAGAAGCCAGGAAAGGCAATCGAGGTGAGGTCCACCATGGCGGCTGCATCGGCACAGGTGAGTGGGGCAATTTCGAGGGGCTTCGTTTCAGGGAGGGCTGATGCCAAGGGGAAGGCCATCTGCAGGCAGGCAAAGGTGCCCTCCGAAAGCAGGCCAGCCACCTCCGGCGGTTTTTCATTGACTACATGGGTGGTCTCGCCGGGCAGAAGCAGGGAATGCAGCTCGCGGAACGCTTCGGGGGTGTTTTCGGCCACCGCGGCGAAGGGAGCGACATCCTGCGGGTACTTGCAGGCTCTTCCTGCGGTCAGAGCGAGCCCTTGATGGGTCGTCTGCAGCGCATTCCAGACCGGGTTGGCGAAGGGATCGATGCTCAAAATCAAGTAAATTCCTGTTACCAGCATAGCGGAGGCCGCAATTTCCTTGACGCCCCACCACTCTCTTGCTACAGTAAAAAGGTTCCGCGAGTATCCGGAACGTACCGTCAGCAAGAGGTTCTAGCGGCAGGCAAGGCTTCAGCGCCTGCGCTACACTGGATACAAGAGATATACCGCAGGATTCCCACGGATAGCAGATGAGGGGAGTCGGTAAGTCTGCGGTTGGCGTTAGCCTATCGATCGCGCCTGCGACACCCTCCACCTTGGACGGGCTATGTGGGCCGGAACAGCGAAACGGAGCCGGACTCGGAGCGATGCTCTGAAACTCTCGGTCACCGTCGACTGTTATTTGCCTTTGAGTAGTTGCAGTACACGCAGTGAGTAGTACGGCCGCGTGCAGGATTCAGAACTTCGCCGAGGCGTGTCCGCACGTCTCGCCTTCCGTGCGTTCATGCGCCGGAAGTAGCGCGATAGGAGCTGCCCTGCATCGAGCCCATAGCAAATTGGGCAATACCCGAAAGAATGTAGCCTCGGGTAGTTCCGAAGGAGTTTTACAGTGCCTACGTTTCATCAGCTCGTAAAGCAGGGCCGCACGCCGACCCGCTACAAGACCGCCTCGCCTGCGCTGCAGGGTTCGCCCCAGCGTCGTGGTGTTTGCACTCGCGTTTACACTCAGACCCCCAAGAAGCCGAACTCGGCGCTGCGTAAGGTTGCGCGTGTTCGCCTGACCAACGGTATTGAGGTCACCACCTATATCCCGGGCATCGGCCACAACCTGCAGGAGCACTCGATTGTGCTCATCCGCGGCGGCCGTGTGAAGGATCTGCCGGGTGTTCGTTATCACGTGGTTCGCGGAACGCTCGACTCGGTCGGCGTTGCCAACCGCAAGCAGAGCCGCTCGAAGTACGGCGCGAAGCGTCCGAAGGCTGCTGCCAAGTAAAGATTTGTGACCGGCCCGCAGGGAAGCAGATTCCCTGCGGGAATGACAAAAGAAAAGCAAGAACAGGCTCAGTTCGTGAGAAGTCACCGCGCTGAGGGAAGACGAGAAAGAAGAGAATGCCTAGAAAAGGTTACATTGCCAAGCGTGAAGTCGCAGCCGATCCGATTTACGGCTCGACCCTGGTTACGAAGTTCGTCAACAGCATGATGTGGGGTGGCAAGAAGTCCACCGCGCAGGGAATTTTCTACGAGGCGATGACCAACCTCGAAGCGAAGGGTGGCGATGAGGCCCTCAAGCTCTTCAAGAAGGCTGTCGAGAACGTCAAGCCCATGCTGGAAGTGAAGTCTCGCCGTGTTGGCGGTGCGAACTATCAGGTGCCGATCGAAGTCAATCCTGAGCGCCGTACCTCGCTGGCGATTCGCTGGCTCGTGACCTACGGTCGCGCCCGTGGCGAAAAGGGAATGGTTGAGAAGCTCACGGCTGAGCTGCTGGACGCGGCTAACGGCCGTGGCGCCGCGATGAAGAAGAAGGAAGACGTTCATCGTATGGCTGAAGCAAACAAGGCCTTCGCTCACTACCGCTGGTAGTTGCGGATTGGAAATAGGGGACAGGAGACAGCAAGACTCCTGCGCCGAATGAAGTTTGGCTGACCGCGAGCGCAAGTTCGCAGAAAAGATACGAATCGTGGCACGCACAGTACCTCTCGCAAAATGTCGGAATATTGGCATCATGGCTCACATCGACGCCGGCAAGACGACGACGACCGAGCGCATCCTCTTCTATACGGGTGTCAATCACCGTATCGGTGAGGTGCACGAGGGCACCGCAACCATGGACTGGATGGAGCAGGAGCAGGAGCGTGGCATTACGATCACCTCTGCTGCGACCACCTGCACCTGGAACGGTATTCGCATCAACATCATCGATACCCCGGGTCACGTGGACTTCACCGCTGAGGTGGAGCGTTCTCTGCGAGTGCTCGACGGCGCTTGCGCCTGCTTTGACTCTGTTCAGGGCGTGCAGCCCCAGTCGGAGACGGTGTGGCGCCAGGCTAACAAGTACAAGGTTCCCCGTATCTGCTTCATCAATAAGATGGACAAGGCCGGTGCGAACTTCGAATATGCCGTTTCGACCATCGTGAACCGCCTCGGCGCTCGCGCTGTGCCGATTCAGATTCCTATCGGCGAAGAGGCGAAGTTTGCCGGTGTCGTCGATCTCGTCGAGATGCGTGCCATTCTCTGGCATGACGAGACGATGGGTGCGAAGTACTCCGTCGAAGAGATTCCTGCCGGTCTCCGTGCGAATGCTGAGAAGCTCCGCGGCGAGTTGATCGAGGCGGTTGCCGACTCCGACGAAGAGGTCATGAACAAGTACCTCGAGGGCGAAGAGATCTCGATTGCAGAAATCAAGCGCGCCATTCGCAAGGCGACCATCGCGATGAACATCTTCCCGGTGCTCTGCGGTTCGTCCTTCAAGAACAAGGGTGTGCAGACGCTGCTCGACGCAGTTGTCGAGTATCTGCCCAGCCCGCTCGACGTTCCGCCTATCGAAGGCACCGAGCCTGGCGAGCCTGAGGTCAAGCTGGTTCGTCATGCCGACGATACCGAGCCTCTTGCTGCTCTCGGTTTCAAGATCATGACGGATCCGTTCGTCGGCCAGTTGATCTTTATCCGTATTTACTCGGGCGTGCTCAAGACCGGCGATTCGGTCCTGAATCCGCGTACCGGCAAGACCGAGCGCATCGGCCGCCTGCTGAAGATGCACGCCAACAAGCGTGAAGAGATTACCGAGATCATGGCGGGCGATATCTGCGCCGCTGTCGGTCTCAAGAACCTCAACACGGGCGACACGATCTGCAGCGATAAGGCTCCGATTCTTCTCGAGTCCATCGATTTCCCGGCACCGGTGATCGAGGTTGCTGTCGAGCCGAAGACCAAGGTCGACCAGGAAAAGATGGGCATGGCTCTGGCCAAGCTCGCGCAGGAAGATCCTACGTTCAAGGTTCGTACCGATATCACCAACGGCCAGACGATCATCTCCGGTATGGGTGAGCTTCACCTCGAGATCATCGTCGACCGCATGATGCGTGAGTACAAGGTCGAGGCCAACGTTGGTAAGCCCCAGGTGAACTACCGCGAGACGATCCGCTCCAACGGCGAAGCCGAAGGCAAGTACATTCGCCAGACGGGCGGTTCGGGTAACTACGGTCACGCGAAGATTCGCATCTCGCCGAACGAGCCGGGTAAGGGCTACGAGTTCTCCAACGATACCAAGGGCGGCACGATCCCCAAGGAGTACATCAAGCCGATCGACCAGGGTATTCAGGAAGCGATGCTCGGCGGTATCCTTGCCGGCTACGAGATGGTCGATATCAAGGTTTCGCTCTACGACGGCAGCTATCACGACGTCGACTCGAACGAAATGGCCTTCAAGATCGCCGGTTCGATGGCGTTCAAGGAAGCTGCTCGCAAGGCAAAGCCGGTTCTGCTCGAGCCTGTGATGGCGGTTGAAGTGACGGTTCCCGAGGAGTATATGGGAACCATCATCGGCGATTTGAACTCGCGCCGTGGCCGTATCGAAGGCATGGAGATGGTCGGCGGCGTTCAGGCGATCAAGGCTACAGTGCCACTGTCGAACATGTTCGGTTATGCCACTGCCATGCGTGGATCCACGCAGGGACGCGCGAACTTCTCGATGGAGTTCAAGCAGTACGAAGAGGCGCCGCGCTCGGTCTCGGAAGAGATCATCGCAAAGGTGCAGGGCAAAGATAAGTAAGTTCGTAGTAAGCCAGCCGCGCGCTGGAGCCGGTGATGTTTAGCCGGCGCGCGCAAAACGAAATTTGCAATACACCTAGACGGAGAGAGTCATGGCGAAGGAAAAGTTTGATCGCAGCAAACCGCATGTGAATATCGGTACGATTGGTCACATTGATCACGGCAAGACGACGCTGACGGCGGCGATTACGAAGGTATTGTCGAAGCACAACCCGAAGAACAGCTTCCGTTCGTTCGACACGATCGACAATGCTCCGGAAGAGCGCGAGCGCGGTATCACGATCTCGACCTCTCACGTAGAGTACGAGACGCCGAACCGTCACTATGCGCACGTAGATTGCCCGGGCCACGCCGACTACATCAAGAACATGATCACCGGCGCAGCGCAGATGGACGGCGCGATTCTCGTCGTTGCGGCCACGGATGGCCCGATGCCCCAGACCAAGGAGCACGTACTGTTGGCTCGCCAGGTAGGCGTGCCGTACATCGTGGTGTTCCTGAACAAGTGCGATGCCGTGGAAGACGAAGAGCTGATCGAGCTGGTCGAGATGGAAGTTCGCGAGTTGCTGTCGAAGTACGAGTACCCTGGCGACGAGACTCCGATCATCCGCGGTTCTGCTCTGGGCGCGCTGAATGGCGAAGCTCAGTGGGAAGCCAAGATCGACGAGCTGATGGCAGCGGTGGACAAGTACATTCCGCAGCCTGACCGCCTGGTCGACCTGCCGTTCCTGATGCCGATCGAAGACATCTTCTCGATCTCGGGTCGTGGAACCGTAGTAACAGGCCGTATCGAGCGCGGCAAGGTGAAGGTTGGCGAGGCGGCTGAGATTGTCGGGTTCCGCGATACGCAGAACACGGTGGTTACGGGCGTTGAGATGTTCAAGAAGCAGCTGGACGAAGGTCTGGCTGGTGACAACGCTGGACTGCTTCTGCGCGGTATCGCGAAGGAAGACGTGGAGCGCGGGATGGTTCTGGCCAAGCCGGGATCGATCAAGCCGCACACCCAGTTCAAGGGCGAGATCTACGTTCTGAGCAAGGAAGAAGGCGGACGTCACACTCCGTTCTTCAACGGCTACCGTCCCCAGTTCTACTTCCGCACCACGGACGTAACGGGATCGGCGAAGCTTCCTGAGGGAACCGAGATGGTGATGCCTGGCGATAACATCTCGCTGGAGATCACGCTGCACACCCCGGTGGCGATGGAGAAGGGCCTGCGCTTCGCGATCCGCGAAGGTGGCCGTACCGTCGGCGCGGGTACCATCTCCGAGATCATCAAGTAAGACTCTTCGATAAGAAGGTTTTGCTTCTCGGATAACAGATAACGAGGACTGCCGGTTCGCCAAGAGGTACGACGGCCGGCAGTCACTCCAAGCGTTCTTTGAATAAGAAAGAGATTCAGCATGGCACAGCAGCGCATTCGCATTCGTCTCAAGGCTTATGACTACCGCGTCCTGGACGTCTCCACCAGCGAGATCGTCGAGACGGCCAAGCGCACTGGCGCACAGGTTGCGGGACCGATTCCCCTGCCGACGATGAAGAACAAGTATTGCGTTCTGCGCTCGCCCCACGTCGACAAGAAGTCGCGCGAGGCCTTCGAGATCCGCACGCACAAGCGTCTGATCGACATCCTTGAGCCCACGCAGCAGACCGTCGACGCGCTCATGAAGCTCGACCTGCCGGCAGGTGTGGACGTAGAGATCAAGACGGTTACCAAGTAAGAGTTTTCGATTACAGGTTTTTACCTACAGTGCCGCGATCAACGCAGCATGATGAGGAAAGGGAAGTATGTCAGTTACAGGAATTCTCGGTAAGAAGATCGGCATGACGCAGTTGTTCGATGATCGCGGTGATATTCACCCGGTTACGGTGCTGAAGGTTGGCCCATGCGTTATCACGCAGCTCAAGACCCAGCAGACGGACGGCTACAGCGCCGCCCAGATCGGTCTCGTTGAGTTCGTCAAGGCTTCCAAGATCAACAAGGCCATGACCGGACACTTCGCGAAGTCGAATGTGCCTCCTGTCAGGGAGATCCGCGAAGTTCAGATCGAGTTCGTTGAAGAGGGTGAAGAGGCGCCGAAGGCAGGCGATCGCGTCACGGTTGAGATCTTCAATGAGACCCGTTTTGTCGACGTGATCGGCAACTCCAAGGGTCGCGGTTTTGCGGGCGTCATTCGCCGTCACGGTTTTGGTGGCGGTCCCAAGTCGCACGGTCATATGTTCCAGGTGCAGGGCTCTATCGGCGCTTCGTCGTTCCCCTCGCGCGTGTTCCCTGGTCAGCGTATGCCTGGCCACATGGGCACCAACCAGGTGACGGTTCGCAACCTCCGCATTCGCGGCATCGACGTAGAGGACAACCTCCTCCTCGTTGAGGGCGCGGTTCCCGGAGCTCGTGATGGATACGTTCTCGTTTCGAAGGCCGTTGCTCCGCCGCGTGAGCGTCGTGGATTTGCCGGTGCCGCTACGAAGGACGCGTTGAAGGCTTCCAAGAAGGCAGCAGCACCTAAGAAGAAGTAAGCATTCGTAAACCTCTGCTCGGGGAATAGACCGATACAGCAGACGAACAAAGTTAAGGCGCACCGCATCGATGGTGCGCACGAAGAGAGAAGAAGATGGCAAACATCAACGTAGTCAATCTCACGGGAGCCAAGGTCGGCGAGTTCGAGCTCGACGAGGTTTTCGCGGGAGAAGTAAACGAGGCTCTGCTCTGGGAGGCGGTCAAGCACTATCGCGCCAGCCTTCGTCAGGGTACGCACGCCACCAAGAATCGTAAGCTCGTCTCCGGCGCAGGTAAGAAGCTGTGGAAGCAGAAGGGCACGGGCCGTGCCCGCGTCGGTTCGATCCGCACTCCCCTCTGGCGTGGCGGCGGTACGGTCCACGGACCTCAGCCGCGCAGCTATGAGTATGCTTTCCCGCGCAAGAAGCTGATGGGCGCTCTGCGCTCGGCTATCGCTTCGAAGATTGCTGACGGCAAGTTCACCGTGGTTGAGAATTTCGATGTGAGCGAAGGCAAGACCAAGCTCTATCGCACCGCTCTGAACAAGCTCGAAGCGAAGAAGACCGCGCTCCTGGTGGAGACCTCGCAGCAGCTCAGCGAGAAGCTCTATCTCGGTTCGCGTAACCTTCAGGGTGTGGAGCTGGTGCTCTCGTCCGAGGTTCACCCCTACGATCTGCTCAAGTATGAGCACGCGATCTTCTCGAAGTCCGCGCTCGAGGCCCTGCAGGAGACGCTGAAGAAGTCCGTTTCCAAGCGCAAGCACGCTGAGAAGGAGGCTGCATAATGCCTACCGTTTATAACGTCATTCGTCGTCCGCTCATCACCGAGAAGGCCCTGACGAGCCGTGAAGTTGAAGGCTCGCTCGTATTCGAGGTTGCCGCCAATGCCAGCAAGACCGAGGTCAAGCAGGCTGTCGAGCACCTCTTCAACGTCAAGGTTGCGAGCATTCGCACCGCCAACGTTGTAGGCAAAGAGCGTCGTCGTGGCAAGTTCGCTGGTTTCCTCCCCGACTGGAAGAAGGCGTATGTCCGCCTGAAGGCCGGCGAGAAGGTTCCCGACTTCGCTGCAGAGATTTAGTACGAGTTGTCAGTTCTCAGTTCTCCGTTCTGAAGAAGATCGACTTAAAGCTGACAACGGACAACTGAGAACTGAGAACGATCCAGGCCAGGCGCGAGACCAATATGCGCCTGGCAGGCAAAGGAAGAAGCACCATGCCGATTAAGAGTTTCCGTCCGATTACGCCGACCCTCCGCTTCCAGACGAAGCTGGTCAATGACGATATCACGACCGATAAGCCGTATAAGCCGCTGCTGGCTGTAAAGCCGCGCACCGGCGGCCGTAACAACATGGGCAAGATGGTCATCCGCCACCAGGGCGGAGGCCACAAGCAGAAGCTGCGCCTCATCGACTTCAAGCGCGACAAGTACGGTATCCCCGGCACCGTCGCGACCGTTGAATACGATCCGAACCGCAGCTCTCGCATCGCGCTCATCAACTACGCGGACGGTGAGAAGCGCTACATCATTCAGCCGGTTGGGCTGAAGGTTGGGCAGAAGATCATGAGCGGCCCCGAGGCCGACATCCTGATCGGCAACGCCCTGCCGCTCAAGTTCATCCCTACCGGTACGATCGTTCATAACATCGAACTCCGTCCTGGCAAGGGTGCGCAGATGGCGCGTTCGGCCGGCGCACAGGTCAACCTGATCGCGAAGGAAGGCGACTACGCCCTCCTGAAGCTGCCCTCCGGCGAAACTCGCAAGGTACTCGTAGAGTGCATGGCGACGATCGGCCAGGTCGGCAACACCGATCACGAGAACGTCACGATCGGTAAGGCTGGACGCAACCGCTGGAAGGGCATTCGCCCGGCTAACCGCGGCGTCTCGATGAACCCGGTCGATCACCCGCACGGTGGTGGTGAAGGTAAGACCTCAGGTGGCCGTCACCCGGTTACGCCGTGGGGCCAGCCGACCCGTGGCTACAAGACTCGTAACAATAAGCGCACTGATACGTTCATCGTTCAGCGTCGCACGAAGTAACTCACAGCCCGGAGGAGCACCGCTAAAGCGGTGCAGACGGGCAAACACCAAGTCTCGGAACTCCTCACGAGATTCGTTGTATCGAGTACCCAGGAGTTCAAATGTCACGTTCGACAAAGAAAGGCCCGTTCATCGACGCTCACCTGATGGTGAAGATCGACACCATGAACGCCGCCAACGACAAGAAGGTCATCCGCACCTGGTCGCGCCGGTCCACCATCCATCCCGACATGGTTGGTCACACCATCGCTGTGCACAATGGGCGCAAGTTCATTCCGGTCTACTGCACCGAAAACATGGTTGGGCACAAGCTCGGCGAGTTCTCGGCTACCCGCACCTTCAAGGGCCACTCCGCGAAGGCTGGCGACACAGCGAAGGCGAAGTAAAAAAGATTTCGACAAAAGGCATTTGCTTTTTGTTCTAAGGATCAGCAATGGCAAAAGTAACAGCACCGAAAGCTCCCGAGTTCCGCGCCGAGGCCAAATTCCAGCGCGGCAGTCCGCAGAAGGCCAAGCTCGTGCTCGACCTCATCAAGGGTCAGCGCGTTGAGGCCGCCATCAACACGGTCGCGTTCACCAACAAGCGTTGGTCCCCGATCGTCGAGAAGGTACTGCGTTCGGCAGTGCAGAATGCCGTGTATCTCTCCGGCGAGCAGGGCCTGGACGTCGACGTCGATAACCTCTACGTCAAGACGGCTATCGCGAACGAAGGCCCTCGCATGAAGCGTATCCGCCCTGCTCCAATGGGACGCGCCTTCCGCTACCAGCGCCGTATCTCGCACATCATCATCACCGTAGCGGAGAAGAAGTCTGCTGCAACGGCTAACGTTGAGGCTCCAGCTGCACCGGCGAAGAAGACTGCCGGCAAGCCCGCCGCGAAGAAGGCCGCTACCAAGGCTCCAGCCAAGAAAGCTGCTGCCAAGAAGGCTCCAGCGAAGAAGGCTGCTGCTAAGTAGTTCAACGGGAATTTCAAGAAGCAATCGGTTGACTGAAGTTTAGAAAAGCAACCGATTGATTCTCTCTAACAGGTAATTTGCAGTATCAGCCGCGCCGGCTCAACCGGCTATGGCTCAGGTAAAGGGAAGCTATGGGACAGAAAGTCCATCCGTATGGATTCCGACTCGGCATCAACAAACCGTGGAAGTCGCGGTGGTTCACCGAGCGCGGTTTTGACAAGCTGCTGGTTGAGGATGTCAAGCTGAAGGCAGAGCTTCGTGAGAAGCTGAAGGCCGCCGGCGTCAGCTCCGTCGAGGTCGAGCGCCCCGGCAACAAGCTGCGCCTCATCATCCGCACCGCGCGTCCGGGTATCATCATCGGCCGCAAGGGCGCGGAGATCGATAAGCTCAAGGCCGATATCCAGAAGCGGACCAACCGCGAGGTCTTTATCGACATCCTCGAGGTTAACAAGCCGGAGCTCGATGCTCAGCTCGTCGCCGAGAACATCGCGCTGCAGCTCGAGAAGCGCGTTTCGTTCCGCCGTGCGATGCGTAAGAGCGTCGATTCGGCGCTGCGTTTCGGCTGCAAGGGCATCAAGGTCCGCGTTTCGGGCCGCCTGAACGGTAACGAAATCGCACGCTCGGAGTGGTATCTCCAGGGCCGTCTGCCGCTGCATACGCTGCGCGCCGACATCGACTACGGTTTTGCCGAGGCGCACACCACCTACGGCATCATCGGTGTCAAGACTTGGGTCTATCGCGGCGATATTTACGAGCAGAAGAAGCGTCGCGAACCGGCTCCTGTCACGACCGGCGCGTTCTAAATCTTTGCGGGAGATTTGCGGGCTGGATATGTCCGCAAATTTCCTGTAAACTTAACAAGCTTTGGCCCCGAGTCTGCGCGGCTACTTCCAGTGCAGAGACCCCGGCTGAATCATCCGACCCATTCGCGGACGTTTCATTGCAACATCACGCGGACGTTAGAAGGAATTCCTCATGCTTTTGCCCAAGAAGGTTAAATACCGCAAGCAGCAGCGCGGCCGCATGTGCGGCAAGGCGTGGCGCGGCTCCGACATCTCGTTTGGCGATTTTGGTCTCAAGGTTCTGGAGTGCGGCTACATCACCGACCGCCAGATCGAGGCCTCTCGTATCGCCATGACGCGTTTCATCAAGCGTGGCGGCAAGGTCTGGCTGCGTCTCTTCCCGGACAAGCCCATCACTAAGAAGCCTGCCGAAACCCGTATGGGTAAGGGCAAGGGTGCTCCGGATCACTGGGTCGCCGTCGTTCGTCCGGGCAAGATTTTGTTCGAGATGGAAGGCGTTCCGGTTGAGCTTGCGAAGGAAGCTATGCGTCTCGCGGCGCACAAGCTGCC encodes:
- the rplP gene encoding 50S ribosomal protein L16, which encodes MLLPKKVKYRKQQRGRMCGKAWRGSDISFGDFGLKVLECGYITDRQIEASRIAMTRFIKRGGKVWLRLFPDKPITKKPAETRMGKGKGAPDHWVAVVRPGKILFEMEGVPVELAKEAMRLAAHKLPLKTTFVVRPGMKTEVAAK